The Streptomyces sp. NBC_01439 genome contains the following window.
CATCCCTCCCCGGCTGCCGCCGGGGGGTGCCCCGAGGTTCTTGCCCGCCCGTGCCGCGGGGTGCGCGGCGCTGGTGGTGGTGGATATGTGGCCGGGTGCGGAGTCTGCTCCGGTTCCCGTACTCAAAAGCGTTCGCCTCCTGGCGTCGTTCCTTACAGGTGCGCGAGCTTCTCCAGGACGGGTGCGGCCGCGCGGAGCTTGGCCCATTCGTCCTCGGTCAGCTCGGCCGCGAGCCCGGCCAGGAAGGCGTTGCGCTTGCGGCGGCTCTCTTCGAGCATCGCTTCGGCCTCCTCCGTCTGGCGGACCACCTTCTGGCGGCGGTCGTCGGGGTGCGGTTCCAGCGTGACCAGTCCCTTGGCTTCCAGCAACGCGACGATGCGCGTCATCGACGGCGGCTGGACGTGCTCCCGCCGCGCCAGCTCGCCGGGTGTGGCCTGGCCGCAGCGGGCG
Protein-coding sequences here:
- a CDS encoding MarR family winged helix-turn-helix transcriptional regulator, with the translated sequence MHDLSHGDDAAAVNDLRSAVMRLGRRLKHQRVDESLSPTEMSVLGTLARCGQATPGELARREHVQPPSMTRIVALLEAKGLVTLEPHPDDRRQKVVRQTEEAEAMLEESRRKRNAFLAGLAAELTEDEWAKLRAAAPVLEKLAHL